A genomic stretch from Flavobacterium humidisoli includes:
- a CDS encoding ankyrin repeat domain-containing protein has translation MQTQNQIENFLFQGKFDEARECLNNGETFNEQYLKNNFSQIAAKIINAKEIDFIEKLIKAGFIETDIYELDSFDKSIFAPLALYLKDDEESLAFFKELMSKMDNINDEISDKTLLGYLFEKGASPKVIKILIDDFGTNTQYKNNAGENFIYIVLNTYSTDTEKTKEYISILLENGVDINEKNIVGTTPLMCAVKRSKKEFVPFLLENGADANETDNLNNTAFYYAVAEQFSYDMYDALSTVSSPDFNIVNKDGRTLFTNFINSVSGSPSDIKFLERLLADGADVNFCAQYYGQPKSGIDFIVEKKSDILKSVLENVSLDINEQDNQGSTILHKVCAYNVNYDAEMAKETYRKVKLLLEQGADISITNDKDETALMLASEDNLKIKTVELLMKS, from the coding sequence ATGCAAACACAAAACCAGATTGAAAATTTCCTTTTTCAGGGAAAATTTGACGAGGCCAGAGAATGCCTAAATAATGGCGAAACCTTTAACGAACAATATCTTAAAAACAATTTTTCTCAAATAGCAGCAAAGATTATTAACGCCAAAGAAATTGATTTTATAGAAAAATTAATTAAAGCCGGCTTTATTGAAACTGATATTTACGAATTGGACAGTTTCGACAAATCGATTTTTGCTCCATTGGCACTTTATCTCAAAGACGATGAAGAATCGCTTGCTTTTTTCAAAGAATTGATGTCAAAAATGGATAATATCAATGATGAAATCAGCGATAAAACTTTACTTGGATATCTTTTTGAAAAAGGAGCTTCACCAAAAGTCATAAAAATACTTATTGATGACTTTGGAACGAATACTCAATATAAAAATAATGCCGGAGAAAATTTCATCTACATCGTTCTCAACACCTACAGCACAGATACAGAGAAGACAAAAGAATATATTTCCATCCTTTTGGAAAATGGTGTCGATATCAACGAAAAAAACATTGTGGGAACAACCCCTTTAATGTGCGCTGTTAAAAGAAGCAAAAAAGAATTTGTCCCTTTCTTATTAGAAAATGGAGCCGATGCCAACGAAACCGACAACCTCAACAACACTGCTTTTTATTACGCCGTTGCCGAACAGTTTTCGTATGATATGTACGATGCACTGTCAACAGTTTCTTCACCCGATTTTAATATTGTCAACAAAGACGGGCGAACCTTATTCACTAATTTTATAAATTCTGTTTCCGGATCTCCAAGCGATATTAAATTTTTGGAAAGATTATTAGCTGATGGTGCCGATGTCAATTTCTGCGCGCAATATTACGGTCAGCCAAAATCGGGAATTGATTTTATTGTCGAAAAGAAATCGGATATTTTAAAATCGGTTTTAGAAAATGTTTCTTTAGATATCAACGAACAAGATAATCAAGGAAGCACCATTTTGCATAAAGTCTGCGCTTACAATGTCAATTATGATGCAGAAATGGCCAAAGAAACCTATCGGAAAGTAAAATTATTATTAGAGCAGGGCGCCGATATTTCTATTACCAATGACAAAGATGAAACGGCTTTAATGTTAGCTTCTGAAGACAATTTGAAAATTAAAACGGTCGAGCTTTTAATGAAATCATAA
- a CDS encoding PSP1 domain-containing protein, with protein MACTSCSTSDGGAPKGCKNNGTCGTDSCNKLTVFDWLSNMSPSNGEAIFDCVEVRFKNGRKEFFRNSEKLTLSIGDIVATVASPGHDIGIVTLTGELVKIQMKKKGVNYESNDVPKIYRKASQKDIDIWSVARDREEPMKVRARELAIQHKLEMKISDIEFQGDGSKATFYYTANDRVDFRMLIKDFAKEFSTRVEMKQVGFRQEAARLGGIGSCGRELCCSTWLTDFRSVNTSAARYQQLSLNPQKLAGQCGKLKCCLNYELDTYMDALKDFPDYDTKLITEKGDAVCQKQDIFKGLMWFAYTNNFANWHVLKIDQVKEIIAENKQKNKVSSLEDFAVEVIAEPEKDFNNAMGQESLTRFDQPKRKKKPNRKRKQNAETAAVATPAKPQQEKNVNQAKPAGNNNPNNGNANNGNANKPNNQNNPNKQNHKKKHNSNKNNPNKQNSNENKPAAEPRKPITNTKNENKK; from the coding sequence ATGGCATGTACAAGTTGTTCAACCTCAGATGGTGGCGCACCAAAAGGTTGTAAAAATAATGGGACTTGCGGCACCGATAGCTGCAATAAATTGACGGTTTTTGACTGGCTTTCAAACATGAGTCCGTCTAATGGAGAGGCGATTTTTGATTGTGTTGAGGTACGTTTTAAAAACGGACGTAAGGAATTTTTTAGAAATTCAGAGAAATTAACTTTAAGTATTGGTGATATTGTTGCAACTGTGGCTTCACCAGGACATGATATTGGAATTGTGACTCTTACAGGCGAATTGGTAAAGATTCAAATGAAGAAAAAAGGGGTGAATTACGAAAGTAATGATGTACCTAAAATCTATAGAAAAGCATCTCAAAAAGATATTGATATTTGGTCTGTAGCGCGTGATCGCGAAGAACCAATGAAAGTTCGTGCCCGTGAATTGGCGATTCAGCATAAATTAGAAATGAAAATTTCGGATATCGAATTTCAAGGAGACGGATCTAAAGCGACTTTTTACTACACAGCCAATGATCGTGTCGATTTTAGAATGCTGATTAAAGATTTTGCTAAAGAGTTTAGCACTAGAGTGGAAATGAAACAAGTTGGTTTCCGTCAGGAAGCAGCTCGTTTAGGAGGAATTGGTTCTTGCGGACGTGAACTTTGCTGTTCGACTTGGCTTACCGATTTTAGAAGTGTAAATACCTCTGCAGCTCGTTATCAGCAATTATCATTGAATCCGCAGAAATTAGCAGGGCAATGTGGTAAATTAAAATGCTGTCTGAACTATGAGTTAGATACTTACATGGACGCATTAAAAGATTTTCCAGATTACGATACCAAACTAATCACAGAAAAAGGAGATGCTGTTTGCCAAAAACAAGATATTTTTAAAGGTTTAATGTGGTTTGCCTATACAAACAACTTTGCAAACTGGCATGTTTTAAAAATTGATCAGGTAAAAGAAATTATTGCTGAGAATAAACAAAAGAACAAAGTTTCTTCTTTAGAAGACTTTGCTGTTGAGGTGATTGCAGAACCAGAAAAAGATTTCAATAATGCAATGGGTCAAGAAAGTTTAACTCGTTTTGATCAGCCAAAAAGAAAGAAAAAACCAAATCGCAAGCGCAAGCAAAATGCAGAAACAGCTGCAGTTGCGACTCCAGCAAAACCACAGCAGGAGAAAAATGTAAATCAAGCAAAACCGGCAGGAAATAACAATCCGAACAATGGTAATGCAAACAATGGCAATGCAAATAAGCCAAATAATCAAAACAATCCAAACAAGCAAAATCATAAGAAAAAGCATAATTCGAATAAGAACAATCCGAATAAGCAAAATTCTAATGAAAACAAACCTGCTGCTGAACCTAGAAAACCCATAACGAATACTAAAAATGAGAATAAAAAATAG
- a CDS encoding RDD family protein: MAALLLPHLPDYFNNRFHLVFMTVWVIYFFLMEVLFKTTLGKRMMSIKTVSDNKEEPVTIVRYFLRSLVKCIPMINIILLFNKNHKGLHDYIASTVVIER; encoded by the coding sequence ATAGCTGCTCTTCTATTACCACATTTACCTGATTATTTTAACAATAGATTTCACTTGGTGTTTATGACAGTCTGGGTAATATATTTCTTTTTAATGGAAGTACTTTTCAAAACAACCTTAGGAAAAAGAATGATGTCTATTAAAACCGTTTCAGACAACAAAGAAGAACCTGTAACTATTGTCCGCTACTTTTTAAGAAGCTTAGTTAAATGTATCCCGATGATAAACATTATTTTATTATTCAATAAGAACCATAAAGGATTACATGATTATATTGCTAGTACTGTAGTGATTGAGAGATAA
- a CDS encoding gliding motility lipoprotein GldH — protein MRIKNSGILLLAGILLFSCDKKRVFDQYKSVGSAWHKDSIVSFDLPVLDSTKKFNLFVNIRDNNNYPFNNLFLIVALETPSGFTKVDTLEYQMAEPDGTLLGNGFSDIKESKLYYKEDVKFTGKYKVHIKQAVRQSGKIPGVEALQGITDVGFRIEQKD, from the coding sequence ATGAGAATAAAAAATAGCGGAATTCTTCTTTTGGCAGGAATACTTCTTTTTTCTTGTGATAAAAAAAGAGTATTTGATCAGTATAAATCTGTTGGAAGTGCTTGGCACAAAGACAGTATTGTAAGCTTTGATCTGCCAGTTTTAGATTCTACAAAAAAGTTCAACCTCTTCGTAAACATACGAGACAATAACAATTATCCGTTTAATAATTTATTTTTAATTGTTGCTCTTGAAACACCAAGCGGTTTTACAAAAGTGGATACATTAGAATACCAAATGGCAGAGCCAGATGGAACATTGTTAGGAAATGGATTTTCTGACATAAAAGAAAGTAAGCTTTATTACAAAGAAGATGTGAAGTTTACAGGAAAATACAAAGTTCACATTAAACAAGCGGTTAGACAATCGGGTAAAATTCCAGGTGTTGAAGCTTTGCAAGGAATTACAGACGTTGGTTTTAGAATAGAACAAAAAGATTAG